Sequence from the Fimbriimonadaceae bacterium genome:
TGAAGGCGAAACAGGCACGGACTCAAGAGGCGGCTTTCACGTTGCTCTGCCAAGCCAGTCTCATTCTCCCGATCACTGACCAAGTCGTCGAGCGTGCGGCGACGTTATACGGCGATCTCCATCGACAGGGGGCCTTGTTGCCCGATGCAGACCTGCTCATTGCC
This genomic interval carries:
- a CDS encoding PIN domain-containing protein encodes the protein MPQPAVLLDTDILSELLKQHPLVVQRVRNYLGEHQRLAFSIITRYELLRGLKAKQARTQEAAFTLLCQASLILPITDQVVERAATLYGDLHRQGALLPDADLLIA